In Acinetobacter wanghuae, the sequence GGTAAAGCGCTTCTAAACGCGCACCGTTCCAATATAGCGGTTCTTGTGGACCCGGCACATTGGAAATCACAAGGTTAAAAGCTTGGCGTTTTGGCATTAAACCAGACGCAATATTCAAACCCGCAGCACCATAAATAAAAGCACTATAGTTTAAAATTTGGCTCGCATTCATACGTTTAAAGCGTTCTTTGGCATTTAAGACACTACGACGCACAATTTTCAAACGTTCTAAAGGATCATCTTTATGTGTGCCTAAATTAGCTAAAATCATGGTAATTCGATTAGAGAATTCCGCATCATCTGAACGTACAGAAGCAGGCACCATCGCAATTAAAGGCTTTTTCGGCAGGGCATTTTGGCTAATTAAATACTCACGTAAAGCACCGGCACAAATCGCGAGCACAATGTCATTAATCGTCACACCCAGTGATTTGGAGATATGGCGTAAACGTGAAAACTCAAATGATTGTGCTGCAAAACGTCGTGCTGCACTGACACGCTGATTTAAGATTGAACTGGGTGCTTGGAAGCTCGATACATAATCAGGGTTACGTCCCATGTCTTTTAATACCGTTTGTGACAACTCGTACATCACGCGTGGCGTTGATTCAAGTTGACCTTTAATGGTCGCTAAAATTCCTTTTACTTTGCTGACTTTAGGGGCTTTTAAGCGTTTTGCACGCGGACCTTCTACACACCAAGGCGGCACAATACTTTTTGCATTTGGATCATGTGACAATGATTTTTCAACCAAACGCATACCTGCAATGCCATCCACCATCGCATGGTGAATTTTAAAATACATGGCAAAACGATTGCCTTCAATCCCTTCAATAATATGACAGGTCCAAAGTGGTTTAGCACGATCAATTAAGGCACTATGTTCTTGGGAAATATACGTCAAAAGTTCACGAATACGCCCCGGTTTAGGTAAGGCAATATGTCTGAAATGATGATCTAAATCAAAATGTTCATCTTCATCCCAAAATAGTCCATTTAAATAATTATTAAAAGGTGGGATTGGAACAGATTTTGATTGGCGAATATCGCTGACGAGTTCTTGAATAAAAGATGCAGGCGCATTATCAGGAATTTGAAATAAAAAAAGTCCGCCCACATGCATAGGCTGCTGCCGTTTCTCGAGCGAGAGAAAAATAAAGTCAATTGGATGTAATGGACGCATAGCGTGGATTGCCTCATCGAACTTTCTACGGCTGTTCTTGTTGGAATAGCCTTGTTAGAATTATTAATATTACTGATACAAAGTATAGCGATTTTGACACAGAAAGGTACACATTAATGTGTATGCAAAGGTTAAAAAAACCACCGTCTAATCGGTGGTTTTAATATTTTTTATTTTAAGTTGCCTGCGTGTAGACCGCATTCTTTATGGGTTGCTTCTTCCCACCACCAACGACCTTCACGCTCATGTTGGTTGGGTAGAACTGGGCGAGTACATGGTTCACAGCCAATCGAGATATAACCTTTCTCGTGCAGTGAATTGTATGGAATTTCCATCATACGAATATAATTCCAAACATCACTACTTGACCAATTGGCAAGCGGGTTATATTTAATCAGTTGTTTCCCTGGACCTGAGAAACCCACATCGGCTTGAACCACCGGAATATCATCACGTGTACCCGGACTTTGATCTTTACGTTGACCCGTAATCCAGCCATCTAAAGTGGCCAATTTTTTACGTAATGGCTGAACTTTACGGATACCACAGCACTCTTTATGCTCATCTTTGTAGAAACTAAATAAGCCTTTTTCAGTCACGAGTTTTTGTACAGCGTCAGATTCAGGGAAGCAAATCTCGATATCAATTTTGTAATGCTCGCGCACTTTTTCAATAAATTGATAAGTTTCGGCATGTAAGCGTCCTGTATCTAAACTAAACACACGAAAAGGCTTACCCAAATGTGATGCCATATCAATCAGTACAACATCTTCAGCGCCTGAGAATGAAATGGAAATTTCACCTTGTTGGCTAAGCGCAAGTGCCAAAATTTCACTTGGAGATTTATCGGCATATTCAGATGCAAGCGCATCTACGAGATCAATGCTTGGAATTGTAGTCATGGGAGTCCTGGCGATATAGGCGTGAAACAAGATGGCTTATATGAGTTTAATTCAGAACTATTTTAATAGAATAGATAACACCGACTTATCACTAAAAAATAAATACTTATGAAAAAAATAGATTTAAAAAACAGCAATGCAAATGTGTGATCTTCGGCTATGATAGTGCAAAATTTTTTCAATACA encodes:
- a CDS encoding WS/DGAT/MGAT family O-acyltransferase; the protein is MRPLHPIDFIFLSLEKRQQPMHVGGLFLFQIPDNAPASFIQELVSDIRQSKSVPIPPFNNYLNGLFWDEDEHFDLDHHFRHIALPKPGRIRELLTYISQEHSALIDRAKPLWTCHIIEGIEGNRFAMYFKIHHAMVDGIAGMRLVEKSLSHDPNAKSIVPPWCVEGPRAKRLKAPKVSKVKGILATIKGQLESTPRVMYELSQTVLKDMGRNPDYVSSFQAPSSILNQRVSAARRFAAQSFEFSRLRHISKSLGVTINDIVLAICAGALREYLISQNALPKKPLIAMVPASVRSDDAEFSNRITMILANLGTHKDDPLERLKIVRRSVLNAKERFKRMNASQILNYSAFIYGAAGLNIASGLMPKRQAFNLVISNVPGPQEPLYWNGARLEALYPASIVLDGQALNITMTSYLDKLEVGLTACRNALPKMQNLLGHLEDEIQRFEKIVDGEQTPKLVAVS
- a CDS encoding phosphoadenylyl-sulfate reductase — encoded protein: MTTIPSIDLVDALASEYADKSPSEILALALSQQGEISISFSGAEDVVLIDMASHLGKPFRVFSLDTGRLHAETYQFIEKVREHYKIDIEICFPESDAVQKLVTEKGLFSFYKDEHKECCGIRKVQPLRKKLATLDGWITGQRKDQSPGTRDDIPVVQADVGFSGPGKQLIKYNPLANWSSSDVWNYIRMMEIPYNSLHEKGYISIGCEPCTRPVLPNQHEREGRWWWEEATHKECGLHAGNLK